A genomic window from Brassica oleracea var. oleracea cultivar TO1000 chromosome C8, BOL, whole genome shotgun sequence includes:
- the LOC106312581 gene encoding uncharacterized protein LOC106312581, with protein MKGGGEKKMTLEEYVDYFSSGKSIYFTCSYLNQILHLHGFRKLHHSTKKTVGEAVDAVELLDLSRSILNQTTLSSSSASLTLDQVITDIEALKWQECCITSLQIVSSDDRTRAVDNTKE; from the exons ATGAAGGGAGGAGGAGAGAAGAAGATGACTCTAGAAGAGTACGTTGATTACTTCAGCTCTGGAAAGTCCATCTACTTCACTTGCTCATACCTCAATCAG ATCCTTCATCTGCACGGTTTCCGAAAGCTTCACCACTCGACTAAG AAAACTGTTGGTGAAGCCGTTGACGCAGTGGAGCTGCTAGATCTCTCTCGCTCGATTCTGAATCAAACCACACTCTCCTCATCGTCAGCTTCCCTGACTCTCGATCAAGTGATAACCGATATCGAAGCTCTCAAATGGCAGGAATGCTGTATCACCTCTCTCCAGATCGTCAGTTCGGATGATAGGACTCGAGCAGTGGACAATACGAAAGAGTGA
- the LOC106312580 gene encoding uncharacterized protein LOC106312580, translated as MTTIEMRVHMDCVGCESRVKSALQKMRGVDEVEIDMVQQKVTVTGYADQKKVLKKVRKTGRRAELWQLPFNPDHSSLLGGGSNSTNGGYFYNPHGCNGPINHHAPVPGSSYNYYKHGYDSNDYSSYQHHPVHASIFSHQAGSKFSDENPNAACSIM; from the exons ATGACG ACTATTGAAATGAGAGTTCACATGGACTGTGTGGGGTGCGAGAGCAGAGTTAAATCTGCCCTTCAAAAGATGAGAG GAGTGGATGAGGTAGAAATCGACATGGTGCAGCAGAAAGTGACGGTAACTGGCTACGCTGATCAGAAGAAGGTTCTGAAGAAAGTTAGAAAAACCGGGAGGAGAGCTGAGCTATGGCAGCTTCCCTTTAACCCTGACCACAGCTCTCTCCTCGGTGGAGGAAGCAATAGCACAAACGGTGGTTACTTCTACAACCCTCACGGCTGCAACGGCCCAATCAATCACCATGCACCGGTCCCGGGCTCTTCTTACAATTATTACAAGCATGGTTACGACAGCAACGACTATTCGTCTTACCAGCACCACCCTGTTCATGCCTCTATCTTCAGCCACCAAGCTGGTTCTAAGTTCAGCGATGAGAATCCTAATGCTGCTTGTTCTATTATGTGA